One window of the Streptomyces sp. TS71-3 genome contains the following:
- a CDS encoding beta-N-acetylhexosaminidase has protein sequence MSQKATARTRHRFGTSRLLGSLVLLTAAGLCTFGTLPAAAAPGPRPVTPLDAIVPAPASVTPAGTGYEITRTTAIHVQAATAGGHGGHGGHGGHAVSGTQETADASRGGGHGQPDKAALREAEAVGDYLAGVLRRSTGFPLPVVGGKGTDGIRLELAPNDTALGTEGYRLASDRHSVTITAAASGGLFHGVQTLRQLLPAAVEKSTRQPGPWKIAGGTIEDTPRFAYRGAMLDVSRHFFTVDQVKRYIDELAIYKINELHLHLSDDQGWRIAVDSWPKLATYGGSTEVGGGKGGSYTKAQYKELVRYAASRYVEVVPEIDMPGHTNAALASYAELNCDGVAPPLYTGTDVGFSSLCVNKPVTYDFLNDVLSELAALTPGRYLHIGGDEAHSTSHDDYVTLMDKAQPLVTAHGKQVMAWHQLTGAHPVPGAVAQYWGYDDTGADERQQVVDAARNGTKVVMSPADRDYLDMKYTEDTPLGQDWAGLVNVQRSYDWDPGTYLEGLPESAVLGVEAPLWTETITDSADIDYMAFPRLPGIAELGWSPASTHDWNAYRVRLAAQGPRMTALGIDFFRSPEVDWQQ, from the coding sequence GTGAGCCAGAAGGCGACAGCGCGTACAAGACACCGCTTCGGAACGTCCAGGCTGCTCGGCTCGCTGGTCCTGCTCACGGCGGCCGGGCTCTGCACCTTCGGGACCCTGCCCGCGGCGGCGGCCCCGGGCCCGCGCCCCGTCACCCCGCTCGACGCGATCGTGCCCGCCCCCGCCTCCGTCACCCCGGCCGGCACCGGCTACGAGATCACCAGGACCACCGCCATCCACGTCCAGGCCGCGACCGCGGGTGGGCACGGAGGGCACGGCGGTCACGGCGGGCATGCCGTGAGCGGGACGCAGGAGACGGCGGACGCGTCCCGCGGCGGCGGGCACGGCCAGCCGGACAAGGCCGCCCTGCGGGAGGCCGAGGCGGTCGGCGACTACCTGGCCGGCGTGCTGCGCCGCTCCACGGGTTTCCCGCTGCCCGTCGTCGGCGGTAAGGGCACGGACGGCATCCGCCTGGAACTGGCCCCGAACGACACCGCGCTCGGCACGGAGGGATACCGGCTCGCCAGCGACAGGCACTCGGTCACCATCACCGCGGCGGCGTCCGGCGGGCTCTTCCACGGGGTGCAGACGCTCCGGCAGCTGCTGCCCGCCGCCGTGGAGAAGTCCACCCGGCAGCCCGGGCCCTGGAAGATCGCGGGCGGCACCATCGAGGACACCCCGCGGTTCGCCTACCGGGGCGCCATGCTCGACGTCTCCCGGCACTTCTTCACCGTCGACCAGGTCAAGCGGTACATCGACGAGCTGGCCATCTACAAGATCAACGAACTCCATCTGCACCTCTCCGACGACCAGGGCTGGCGCATCGCGGTCGACTCCTGGCCCAAGCTGGCCACGTACGGCGGCTCGACCGAGGTCGGCGGCGGCAAGGGCGGCTCCTACACCAAGGCCCAGTACAAGGAGCTCGTGCGGTACGCCGCCTCCCGGTACGTGGAGGTGGTCCCGGAGATCGACATGCCGGGCCACACCAACGCCGCCCTCGCCTCCTACGCCGAACTGAACTGCGACGGCGTCGCGCCCCCGCTCTACACCGGCACGGACGTCGGCTTCAGCTCGCTGTGCGTGAACAAGCCCGTGACGTACGACTTCCTGAACGACGTCCTCTCCGAGCTCGCCGCCCTGACCCCGGGCCGGTACCTGCACATCGGCGGCGACGAGGCGCACTCCACCAGCCACGACGACTACGTCACGCTGATGGACAAGGCCCAGCCGCTGGTCACCGCCCACGGCAAGCAGGTCATGGCCTGGCACCAGCTCACCGGAGCGCATCCGGTGCCGGGCGCGGTGGCGCAGTACTGGGGCTACGACGACACCGGCGCCGACGAGCGCCAGCAGGTGGTGGACGCGGCACGCAACGGCACCAAGGTCGTCATGTCCCCGGCGGACCGCGACTACCTCGACATGAAGTACACCGAGGACACCCCGCTCGGGCAGGACTGGGCGGGCCTGGTCAACGTGCAGCGGTCCTACGACTGGGACCCGGGCACGTACCTGGAGGGGCTGCCCGAGAGCGCCGTCCTGGGCGTGGAGGCCCCGCTGTGGACGGAGACCATCACCGACTCGGCGGACATCGACTACATGGCCTTCCCCCGGCTGCCCGGCATCGCCGAGCTGGGCTGGTCGCCGGCGTCGACACACGACTGGAACGCGTACAGGGTGCGCCTTGCGGCGCAGGGGCCGCGTATGACGGCGCTCGGTATCGACTTCTTCCGGTCGCCGGAGGTGGACTGGCAGCAGTGA
- a CDS encoding maleylpyruvate isomerase N-terminal domain-containing protein codes for MSALAGYPAAAEAAVGQLGSAEVAAAWGERSALEGMSVGALAGHLAYQVLSVTEALEAAPSGGPPITLLEHYARAEWLGAPLDGDANSGIRAKGEGIAAEGPACLHERTRAALAEQRALLADRTGDEVFFMPQTGWALHLDDFLATRLLELAVHLDDLAVSVRLPTPELPASAFDPVLVLLARLAARRHGQAALLRALARVERASAPINAI; via the coding sequence ATGAGTGCGCTCGCCGGATACCCGGCCGCGGCGGAGGCGGCCGTGGGGCAGCTGGGAAGCGCCGAGGTCGCGGCGGCCTGGGGCGAGCGGAGCGCGCTGGAGGGTATGAGCGTCGGCGCTCTTGCCGGGCACCTCGCGTACCAGGTGCTCAGCGTCACCGAGGCGCTTGAGGCGGCGCCGTCGGGCGGGCCGCCGATCACGCTGCTGGAGCACTACGCGCGCGCCGAGTGGCTCGGCGCGCCGCTGGACGGTGACGCCAACTCCGGTATCCGCGCCAAGGGCGAGGGCATCGCGGCCGAGGGCCCGGCCTGCCTGCACGAGCGCACCCGCGCGGCACTCGCCGAGCAGCGCGCCCTGCTGGCTGACCGCACCGGTGACGAGGTGTTCTTCATGCCGCAGACCGGCTGGGCGCTGCACCTCGACGACTTCCTCGCCACCCGCCTGCTGGAGCTGGCCGTGCACCTGGACGACCTCGCCGTCAGCGTCCGGCTCCCCACGCCCGAGTTGCCCGCCTCGGCGTTCGACCCCGTGCTCGTCCTGCTGGCGAGGCTTGCCGCGCGGCGGCATGGGCAGGCGGCCTTGCTCCGTGCGCTTGCGCGCGTGGAGCGCGCGTCGGCCCCGATCAACGCGATCTGA
- a CDS encoding serine/threonine-protein kinase, with protein sequence MTNEDTVPEESGRERVIAGRYHLLSPLGEGGMGTVWRARDEVLHREVAVKEVRAPSGMAAPDVERMYRRLEREAWAAARVSHRNVVTVHDVVMEESRPWIVMELVRGQSLADLLKVAGPLSPKRTASIGIEVLAALRSAHEAGVLHRDVKPANVLMAKDGRVVLTDFGIAVVEGSSALTMPGEVVGSPEFLAPERALGKTPGPASDLWSLGVLLYAAVEGTSPFRNSTPLSTLRAIVDVELPPPSQAGALAPVIEGLLRKDPEERLGAEQAEQGLRLVGEGTSLHTATAAQDSLSATALADSATQVSATDAATQVSATDAATQVSATDAATQVSPPDSVTQAAVADPAPEPAAEPSAATAVTQTADTHPAAPTTATQTADTHPTAPAATAAQAPDPGPVAAAAPASPPSPASPRRKRRTTFVAAGATLLALVLTGAGFGLHALISDGDGGRQDAGGSAAGAGALSVASGGGARDSIQVGVNVTGSRTTYAGPCPSPNEQAPTFTATFSVDRIPAQLSYRWVTADGDLIAGGWRTLAFPEGGDDVEQETVRLTTWARGGTFESGIGVELKAPLQGKSNFVPVSLTCETGTGEGTSSGQ encoded by the coding sequence ATGACCAATGAGGATACCGTGCCGGAAGAGTCGGGCCGCGAGCGTGTGATCGCCGGCCGCTACCACCTGCTGTCGCCCCTCGGTGAGGGCGGTATGGGAACCGTGTGGCGCGCCCGCGACGAGGTGTTGCACCGCGAGGTCGCCGTCAAGGAGGTCCGGGCGCCAAGTGGAATGGCGGCGCCCGATGTCGAGCGGATGTACCGGCGGCTGGAGCGTGAGGCATGGGCCGCGGCCCGGGTGTCGCACCGGAACGTCGTGACCGTCCATGACGTGGTCATGGAGGAGAGCCGCCCGTGGATCGTCATGGAGCTGGTTCGCGGGCAGTCCCTCGCCGATCTGCTCAAGGTCGCGGGCCCGCTCTCCCCGAAACGCACCGCGTCCATCGGCATCGAGGTTCTGGCCGCACTCCGCTCCGCCCATGAGGCCGGGGTGCTGCACCGTGACGTGAAGCCGGCCAACGTGCTGATGGCCAAGGACGGCCGGGTGGTGCTCACCGATTTCGGCATAGCCGTGGTCGAGGGCAGCTCGGCGTTGACCATGCCCGGCGAGGTGGTCGGGTCGCCCGAGTTCCTGGCGCCGGAGCGGGCGTTGGGAAAGACGCCAGGGCCGGCATCGGACCTGTGGTCGCTCGGCGTGTTGCTGTACGCGGCGGTTGAGGGAACCTCGCCGTTCCGCAACAGCACACCGCTCAGCACCCTGCGTGCCATCGTGGATGTGGAGCTGCCGCCGCCGAGCCAGGCCGGCGCCCTGGCCCCGGTCATCGAAGGGCTACTCCGCAAGGACCCGGAGGAACGCCTCGGCGCCGAGCAGGCGGAACAGGGCCTGCGGCTGGTGGGCGAGGGGACATCCCTCCACACGGCGACCGCGGCACAGGACTCCCTCTCGGCGACTGCCCTGGCAGATTCCGCCACGCAGGTGTCGGCCACGGATGCGGCCACGCAGGTGTCGGCCACGGATGCCGCCACGCAGGTGTCGGCCACGGATGCCGCCACGCAGGTGTCTCCCCCCGACTCCGTGACGCAGGCCGCGGTCGCGGATCCCGCGCCGGAGCCCGCCGCGGAGCCGTCCGCCGCGACTGCGGTGACGCAGACCGCGGACACCCACCCCGCGGCCCCGACGACGGCCACGCAGACCGCGGACACCCACCCCACGGCACCGGCGGCGACGGCCGCGCAGGCCCCGGATCCCGGGCCGGTCGCCGCCGCAGCACCCGCGTCCCCGCCGTCCCCGGCCTCCCCTCGGCGCAAGCGGCGCACCACCTTCGTGGCCGCGGGCGCGACCCTGCTCGCTCTGGTGCTGACCGGGGCGGGCTTCGGGCTGCACGCGCTCATCAGCGACGGAGACGGAGGCCGGCAGGACGCCGGCGGTTCGGCTGCGGGCGCCGGTGCGCTCTCGGTCGCCTCGGGCGGCGGTGCACGGGACAGCATCCAGGTGGGCGTGAACGTCACGGGTTCGCGGACGACGTACGCGGGACCGTGTCCGTCCCCGAACGAGCAGGCGCCCACCTTCACGGCGACCTTCTCGGTGGACCGGATCCCGGCCCAGCTCTCCTACCGGTGGGTGACCGCGGACGGCGACCTGATCGCCGGGGGCTGGAGGACGCTCGCGTTCCCCGAGGGCGGAGACGACGTCGAGCAGGAAACGGTGCGCCTGACCACGTGGGCGCGCGGCGGGACGTTCGAGAGCGGGATCGGCGTGGAGCTCAAGGCGCCCCTCCAGGGCAAGTCCAACTTCGTGCCCGTGTCGCTGACGTGCGAGACGGGCACGGGCGAGGGCACGTCCTCCGGCCAGTGA
- a CDS encoding FHA domain-containing protein: MSSVIIGQNGPFSGQSVVLDSAPLTFGRKSDNGVVIVSQKASRLHAEIVEEDAGFVLYDRNSRNGTFVNDERITRHVLRPDDCIRIGDETFLYASQDAMETVMDLSHLDEAPRGAASDDPTVLHVTVTGGGPVGLAFALTLENMLRERVSVTIHDGRWTEDGSTVVWKNKAQGNNRRQQVVTVQSRQYLALPEELQSALFGGGEYAEMWPVGPDSVDGQPPRNIRIAYIEDRLLELANDNARIHLVPKRFDPAEQQEQAAQSHVLVICEGGSSRTREHYSDRFGAADTTVYSLDGEHLQDVVLGLKVKSALSDQMSVLLTVSQNRFLLNSLRGEGFLNMRLTREEARNVIGIDPVRQVFEQCIASRPCLMTRDEEENEFRCPTHGTLFLPALLQSSPLWKRIRQGLKLFGVAEPDLTAVTSFRLDMVQRPRFTAQLSRPTPTSPGTYGFLLGDAANSMHFWPGRGLNSGLASALSLARSLSRAWNGKPLRDADFIRHEAAMSMLQYRHKSRAWNAMVTTDEQGATRAIKDIIARSVDPEAGDLPASQDECLDALLERMGAIRDRLASRLPGMPTDEELREHLSKLDLATLHTLQESGAWDTLIVGGEEADIDLFYQSDSPVYVPRPAAAEGIPSAPVPL, translated from the coding sequence GTGTCATCGGTCATCATCGGGCAGAACGGCCCCTTCTCGGGCCAAAGCGTGGTTCTTGATTCCGCTCCTCTGACGTTCGGTCGCAAGAGCGACAACGGTGTTGTGATCGTCAGCCAGAAGGCCTCACGTCTGCACGCGGAAATCGTGGAGGAGGACGCCGGCTTCGTCCTTTACGACCGCAACAGCCGCAACGGCACCTTCGTCAACGACGAGCGCATCACGCGGCATGTGCTGCGCCCCGACGACTGCATACGGATCGGCGACGAGACCTTCCTCTACGCGTCGCAGGACGCCATGGAGACGGTCATGGACCTCTCCCACCTCGACGAGGCTCCCCGCGGGGCGGCCTCCGACGACCCCACCGTGCTGCACGTCACGGTCACCGGCGGAGGTCCGGTGGGCCTCGCCTTCGCGCTGACGTTGGAGAACATGCTGCGCGAGCGTGTTTCCGTCACGATCCACGACGGGCGGTGGACGGAGGACGGCTCCACCGTCGTCTGGAAGAACAAGGCCCAGGGGAACAACCGCCGCCAGCAGGTCGTGACCGTCCAGAGCCGCCAGTACCTCGCGCTGCCCGAGGAACTGCAGTCGGCGCTGTTCGGCGGGGGCGAGTACGCGGAGATGTGGCCCGTCGGGCCCGACTCCGTGGACGGACAGCCGCCCCGCAACATCCGGATCGCCTACATCGAGGACCGGCTGCTCGAACTGGCGAACGACAACGCCAGGATCCACCTGGTGCCGAAGCGGTTCGACCCGGCGGAGCAGCAGGAGCAGGCCGCGCAGTCACATGTCCTCGTGATCTGCGAGGGCGGATCGTCCCGCACGCGGGAGCACTACAGCGACCGGTTCGGCGCGGCCGACACCACGGTCTACTCCCTGGACGGCGAGCACCTTCAGGACGTGGTGCTCGGGCTCAAGGTGAAGTCCGCGCTCTCCGACCAGATGAGCGTCCTGCTGACCGTCTCGCAGAACAGGTTCCTCCTCAACTCGCTGAGGGGGGAGGGCTTCCTGAACATGCGGCTCACGCGCGAGGAGGCCCGCAACGTGATCGGCATCGACCCGGTCCGCCAGGTCTTCGAGCAGTGCATCGCCTCCCGCCCCTGCCTGATGACCCGTGACGAGGAGGAGAACGAGTTCCGCTGTCCCACGCACGGAACCCTCTTCCTTCCTGCCCTGCTCCAGAGTTCACCCCTGTGGAAGCGGATCCGGCAGGGGCTCAAGCTGTTCGGGGTGGCCGAGCCCGACCTCACCGCGGTCACGTCGTTCCGGCTGGACATGGTGCAGCGCCCGCGGTTCACCGCGCAGCTCAGCCGTCCCACCCCGACGAGCCCCGGAACGTACGGCTTCCTGCTGGGCGACGCGGCCAACTCCATGCACTTCTGGCCGGGGCGCGGCCTGAACAGCGGTCTTGCCTCCGCCCTTTCGCTCGCCCGCTCCCTCAGCCGCGCGTGGAACGGGAAGCCGCTGCGTGATGCCGACTTCATCCGGCACGAGGCCGCGATGTCCATGCTCCAGTACCGGCACAAGAGCCGGGCCTGGAACGCCATGGTCACCACGGACGAGCAGGGCGCCACCCGCGCCATCAAGGACATCATCGCGCGCAGCGTGGATCCGGAGGCCGGCGACCTCCCCGCGTCGCAGGACGAATGCCTCGACGCGCTGCTGGAGCGCATGGGCGCGATACGCGACCGCCTCGCGTCCCGCCTGCCCGGTATGCCCACCGACGAGGAGCTGCGGGAGCACCTCTCGAAGCTGGACCTGGCCACGCTCCACACGCTCCAGGAGAGCGGCGCCTGGGACACCCTGATCGTCGGCGGCGAGGAGGCCGACATCGACCTCTTCTACCAGTCGGACTCTCCGGTCTACGTCCCCCGCCCCGCCGCCGCGGAGGGCATTCCGTCGGCTCCGGTACCGCTGTGA
- a CDS encoding IucA/IucC family siderophore biosynthesis protein, with protein sequence MSLSDAVAHLAPERWEEANRLLVRKALAEFGHERLLTPAACGDGQYEVFSDDGGTVYRFRARLFALDHWAVDAASISRRRTADGTELPLAALDFCIELRGSLGLSDDILPVYLEEISSTLASTCYKLAKPGVSSAELAGADFQAVETGMTEGHPCFVANNGRLGFGVHEYLSYAPETASPVRLVWVAAHRDRAAFHAGAGVGYEALLRAELGEATLIRFSAALRGQGLDPDDYLLIPVHPWQWWNKLTVTFAAEIATRRLVCLGEGDDSYLAQQSIRTFFNTTDPAKHYVKTALSVLNMGFMRGLSAAYMEATPAINDWLAELVRSDEVLRAAGLTVLRERAAVGYRHLEYEAATDRYSPYRKMLAALWRESPVPGLKDGERLATMASLLHTDGAGASLAAALIERSGLRPAEWLRRYLDAYLVPLLHCFYAYGLVFMPHGENVILVLDEAGSVRRAVFKDIAEEIAVLDPDAELPPQVARIKADVPEDQRLLSIFTDVFDCFFRFLSAQLATEGLIEEDTFWLAVADCVHAYQRAHPELAAAFRRYDIFAPEFALSCLNRLQLRDNRQMVDLADPSGALQLVGTLKNPIA encoded by the coding sequence ATGAGCCTGTCCGACGCCGTCGCCCACCTGGCCCCGGAGCGCTGGGAGGAGGCGAACCGCCTGCTCGTCCGCAAGGCCCTCGCGGAGTTCGGCCACGAACGGCTGCTCACCCCCGCCGCCTGCGGAGACGGGCAGTACGAGGTGTTCAGCGACGACGGCGGCACGGTCTACCGGTTCCGTGCGCGGCTGTTCGCGCTGGACCACTGGGCCGTCGACGCGGCCTCCATATCCCGGCGGCGCACCGCGGACGGCACCGAGCTGCCGCTCGCCGCGCTGGACTTCTGCATCGAGCTGCGCGGCAGCCTGGGCCTGAGCGACGACATCCTGCCGGTCTACCTGGAGGAGATCTCCTCGACGCTCGCGAGCACCTGCTACAAGCTGGCCAAGCCCGGCGTCTCGTCGGCCGAGCTGGCGGGGGCGGACTTCCAGGCCGTCGAGACCGGGATGACCGAGGGCCACCCGTGCTTCGTCGCCAACAACGGCCGGCTCGGCTTCGGCGTCCACGAGTACCTCTCCTACGCACCCGAGACCGCGAGCCCCGTCCGGCTGGTCTGGGTCGCCGCGCACCGGGACCGCGCCGCGTTCCACGCGGGAGCCGGCGTCGGATACGAGGCGCTGCTCCGCGCCGAGCTGGGCGAGGCCACCCTGATCCGCTTCTCCGCGGCGCTCCGCGGCCAGGGCCTCGACCCGGACGACTACCTCCTGATACCCGTCCACCCCTGGCAGTGGTGGAACAAGCTCACCGTCACCTTCGCCGCGGAGATAGCCACCCGGCGTCTTGTCTGCCTCGGCGAGGGCGACGACTCCTACCTCGCCCAGCAGTCGATCCGCACCTTCTTCAACACCACCGACCCCGCCAAGCACTACGTCAAGACCGCGCTGTCGGTGCTGAACATGGGCTTCATGCGGGGCCTGTCCGCCGCGTACATGGAAGCCACCCCCGCCATCAACGACTGGCTCGCGGAGCTGGTCCGCTCCGACGAGGTGCTGCGCGCCGCCGGCCTCACCGTGCTGCGCGAACGGGCCGCCGTCGGCTACCGGCACCTGGAGTACGAGGCCGCCACGGACCGCTACTCGCCCTACCGCAAGATGCTGGCGGCACTGTGGCGGGAGTCGCCGGTGCCGGGCCTGAAGGACGGTGAGCGGCTCGCCACCATGGCCTCGCTGCTGCACACCGACGGCGCCGGCGCGTCCCTGGCCGCCGCGCTCATCGAGCGGTCCGGCCTGCGCCCTGCCGAGTGGCTGCGCCGCTACCTGGACGCCTACCTGGTGCCGCTGCTGCACTGCTTCTACGCGTACGGCCTGGTGTTCATGCCGCACGGCGAGAACGTCATCCTGGTCCTGGACGAGGCGGGCAGCGTGCGGCGTGCCGTCTTCAAGGACATCGCCGAGGAGATCGCCGTCCTGGACCCGGACGCGGAGCTCCCGCCTCAGGTCGCGCGGATCAAGGCGGACGTCCCCGAGGACCAGCGGCTGCTGTCGATCTTCACCGACGTCTTCGACTGCTTCTTCCGCTTCCTCTCCGCGCAGCTGGCCACCGAGGGCCTGATCGAGGAGGACACGTTCTGGCTGGCGGTCGCCGACTGCGTCCACGCCTACCAGCGCGCCCACCCCGAACTCGCCGCCGCCTTCCGCCGCTACGACATCTTCGCCCCCGAGTTCGCGCTGTCCTGCCTGAACCGGCTCCAGCTCCGCGACAACCGCCAGATGGTGGACCTGGCGGATCCGTCGGGTGCGCTCCAGCTCGTGGGGACGCTGAAGAACCCGATCGCGTGA
- a CDS encoding GNAT family N-acetyltransferase, translating into MTDHDDAGRGGPGPLFTRGDPALGVFALRDLDPTTDAELLHRWVTHPKAVFWLMGDARLEEVERAYMAVAAHPHHDAFLGLHRGAPAFLVERYDPARVELEGLYEARPGDVGMHFLTAPGDVRLPGFTLAVLTTVMEFLFADPAARRVVVEPDVRNTAVHALNRAVGFVPDREITKPEKTALLSFCTREQFAAARGAVS; encoded by the coding sequence ATGACCGACCACGACGACGCCGGGCGCGGCGGCCCCGGCCCCCTCTTCACCCGCGGCGACCCCGCCCTCGGCGTGTTCGCCCTGCGCGACCTCGACCCGACGACCGACGCGGAGCTGCTGCACCGCTGGGTGACCCATCCGAAGGCGGTGTTCTGGCTGATGGGGGACGCCAGGCTGGAGGAGGTGGAGCGCGCCTACATGGCGGTAGCCGCCCACCCGCACCACGACGCGTTCCTCGGCCTGCACCGCGGCGCGCCCGCGTTCCTCGTGGAGCGCTACGACCCGGCCCGCGTGGAGCTGGAGGGTCTGTACGAGGCCCGGCCCGGCGATGTGGGCATGCATTTCCTGACCGCGCCGGGTGACGTCCGCCTCCCGGGCTTCACCCTGGCCGTGCTCACCACCGTGATGGAGTTCCTGTTCGCCGACCCGGCGGCCCGGCGCGTCGTCGTGGAACCCGATGTCCGCAACACCGCCGTCCACGCGCTCAACCGCGCCGTCGGCTTCGTTCCCGACCGCGAGATCACCAAGCCGGAGAAGACCGCGCTGCTCAGCTTCTGCACCCGCGAGCAGTTCGCCGCAGCCAGAGGAGCCGTCTCATGA
- a CDS encoding lysine N(6)-hydroxylase/L-ornithine N(5)-oxygenase family protein gives MDADFLGIGLGPFNLGLACLTEPLDELNGVFLEAKPDFDWHSGMFLDGAHLQTPFLSDLVTLADPTSPYSFLNYLKQSGRLYAFYIRENFYPLRTEYNAYCRWAAAQLSSVRFDTTVTEVTYTPGTGGSAAGHDGTDGGGHYTARTSTGVTYRAPRLVLGTGTPPYVPKACEGLDGDAIHNSRYLANRSRLTAKKSITLVGSGQSAAEIYYDLLGEIDTHGYRLDWVTRSPRFFPLEYTKLTLEMTSPEYADYFHALPEDTRYRLEQQQKGLFKGIDSALIDAIFDLLYQKSLAGPVPTRLLTNTSLRTAAYDAPSGTYTLGLRHEEQERDFALDTEGLILATGYRYRTPEFLRPVHDRIRWDGRGRFDVARNYAVDTTGGGIFLQNAGVHTHSVTSPDLGMGAYRNAYIIRELLGREVYPVEKSIAFQDFAAPDGSPDLSPESGPS, from the coding sequence GTGGACGCCGACTTCCTCGGCATCGGCCTCGGCCCCTTCAATCTGGGCCTCGCCTGCCTGACCGAGCCCCTCGACGAGCTGAACGGCGTCTTCCTGGAGGCCAAGCCCGACTTCGACTGGCACTCGGGGATGTTCCTGGACGGTGCCCACCTCCAGACCCCGTTCCTGTCGGACCTGGTGACGCTGGCGGACCCCACCTCCCCGTACTCGTTCCTGAACTACCTCAAGCAGTCGGGCCGGCTGTACGCCTTCTACATCCGCGAGAACTTCTATCCGCTGCGCACCGAGTACAACGCGTACTGCCGCTGGGCCGCGGCGCAGCTCTCCAGCGTCCGCTTCGACACGACGGTCACGGAGGTGACGTACACCCCGGGGACAGGCGGCAGCGCAGCCGGCCACGACGGCACGGACGGCGGCGGCCACTACACCGCGCGCACCTCCACCGGCGTCACCTACCGCGCCCCGCGCCTGGTGCTCGGCACCGGCACGCCGCCGTACGTCCCGAAGGCGTGCGAGGGCCTGGACGGCGACGCGATCCACAACTCCCGCTACCTGGCCAACCGGTCCCGGCTGACCGCGAAGAAGTCGATCACCCTGGTCGGCAGCGGCCAGTCCGCCGCCGAGATCTACTACGACCTGCTCGGCGAGATCGACACACACGGCTACCGGCTCGACTGGGTGACCCGCTCCCCGCGGTTCTTCCCGCTGGAGTACACCAAGCTGACGCTGGAGATGACGTCCCCGGAGTACGCCGACTACTTCCACGCGCTGCCGGAGGACACCCGCTACCGCCTGGAGCAGCAGCAGAAGGGCCTCTTCAAGGGCATCGACTCGGCCCTGATCGACGCCATCTTCGACCTGCTCTACCAGAAGAGCCTGGCGGGCCCCGTGCCCACCCGGCTGCTCACCAACACCTCGCTGCGCACGGCCGCCTACGACGCCCCTTCCGGCACGTACACCCTGGGCCTGCGCCACGAGGAGCAGGAACGTGACTTCGCCCTGGACACCGAGGGCCTGATCCTCGCCACGGGCTACCGGTACCGCACGCCCGAGTTCCTGCGACCGGTGCACGACCGGATCCGCTGGGACGGCCGGGGCCGCTTCGACGTGGCCCGCAACTACGCCGTCGACACCACCGGAGGCGGCATCTTCCTCCAGAACGCCGGCGTGCACACCCACAGCGTCACCAGCCCCGACCTGGGCATGGGCGCCTACCGCAACGCGTACATCATCCGGGAGCTGCTGGGCCGCGAGGTCTACCCGGTGGAGAAGTCCATCGCGTTCCAGGACTTCGCCGCCCCCGACGGTTCCCCGGACCTCTCACCGGAAAGCGGCCCCTCATGA